A window of the Eubacterium sp. 1001713B170207_170306_E7 genome harbors these coding sequences:
- a CDS encoding helix-turn-helix domain-containing protein, with product MNGGETKTRDLKEALHAYEKEILLTVLHENCYNISKSARVLGISRQNLQHKIKRHHIAVAHGSAGGTQG from the coding sequence ATGAATGGCGGAGAAACAAAAACACGCGACCTGAAAGAAGCCCTCCATGCCTATGAAAAAGAAATTCTGCTCACGGTGCTCCATGAGAACTGTTACAATATTTCTAAAAGCGCCAGAGTTTTAGGCATTTCCAGACAGAACCTGCAGCATAAGATAAAGCGCCACCACATCGCGGTGGCGCATGGATCGGCAGGCGGTACGCAGGGCTGA
- a CDS encoding helix-turn-helix domain-containing protein, translating to MSTPETLKKQTCTSHCPCGTYCPLSAALSLIGGKWKIPIICALKQDGPTRYNELKRKITGITNTMLASSLKELESNGLICRRQYDEMPVRVEYSLAGPAEDLIPVLSQFALWGKQMHDQAPPAARE from the coding sequence ATGAGCACTCCTGAAACACTTAAAAAACAAACCTGTACCAGCCACTGCCCCTGCGGCACTTACTGTCCCTTATCGGCGGCCCTGAGCCTCATCGGCGGCAAGTGGAAAATCCCGATTATCTGCGCCCTGAAGCAGGACGGCCCCACACGCTACAACGAGCTGAAGCGAAAGATCACGGGCATTACCAACACCATGCTCGCCAGCTCTCTGAAAGAGCTGGAAAGCAATGGGCTGATCTGCCGCAGGCAGTATGATGAAATGCCGGTCCGGGTAGAATACAGCCTGGCCGGGCCGGCTGAGGACCTGATCCCGGTTCTGTCCCAATTTGCGCTATGGGGAAAGCAGATGCACGATCAGGCCCCTCCCGCTGCACGCGAATAA